A window of Gammaproteobacteria bacterium genomic DNA:
CTCAAGATCCTTTTACCCAAGTTGTTGATTATCTTCATTTGACACCCTCTGAAGGATTCGCTTTACAATTTGGGAATGGAATAGGTGGAAATTTCTTGGGAGACGGCGGCGATCTCAATGGTGATGGTTTGAGTGATATTGTGCTGGGTAATCCGGGCAATTCTATTGGCGGTCAAAGTCAGGCTGGCTCAGCATACGTTGTCTTTGGTGATAATTCTTTTACAAATTCCATTTCTATCTTTGGCACACAGGGTGATGATACCCTTATTGCGAATACCAATAATGAAGTCATTTACGGTGGTGCAGGTAATGACACAATCACAACATTTGGCGGAACTAATTTTATCAGTGGAGGAGCGGGTGCAGATATTATCAATGGAGGAACGGGTAATGATAGAATCGTCTACGATAGTCACGATTTATCAGTCAATGGTGGCACGGGCACTGATACGTTGTGGTTAAGAGATGATTCAACGCTTGCTGATTTACGCGGAACAACTATTTTCACAGGTATAGATGCAATAGATCTTAGACCATTAAGATCATTGACAGGTAATGAAGCGGAGCTCGACCCTTCTACGGTCAATACAATGTCGGATGCAAATTCATTAATCGTGAGTGGTGGGGCGCATGATAGTTTGATATTACATAATGATGGTGCTGATATTTGGAGTGCAGGTCCTGTGGTATTAATCAGTGGAAATTTATATACCACCTATACGTCTGCACTGACAAGCTCAGTTGTTTATGGGGAAAATACTTTACACCAAGTCTCAATCGTTTGATAAGGGAATTGCAGATAATCGCCATTGTGGATTGATAGTAATTTTCAAATCTGATTTCTTTTCATATTTAAACTGTTGAAGTCCTGCATAGGCTACCATCGCACCATTATCTGTGCAAAATTCTAAGCGAGGGAAATGCAATTGAATATTAAGTTCGTGAGCCATGAGTGCGAGTTCTTCTCGAAGCAATTGATTGGCGCTGACGCCACCAGAAACGACTAGCGCTGATAATCCTGTCTGTTGAATTGCGCGACGTGATTTAATGACGAGTGTGTCGATGATCGCTTTTTGAAAACTGGCGGCAATATCAGGAAAAGTCGAAGGGTTAGTGCCTTCTTGATGAATTAAATTCGCAGCAAAAGTTTTAATTCCGCTAAAACTAAAATCTAATCCAGGTCTATCTGTCATAGGACGTGGAAAACGATAGCGTTGAGGATCTCCTGTTAAAGCGAGTGCTGCAATTTTTGGGCCACCAGGATAGGGCATACCGAGAATCCTTGCTGTTTTATCGAAAGCTTCGCCAACGGCATCATCTTGAGTTTCGCCTATAATAGAATATTTGCCCAGTTTTTCGACATGAATTAATGCACAATGACCACCAGAAACTAAAAGCGCTAAGTGAGGAAAAGTAGGGGGATTTTCTTCAAGCATTGGCGCTAATAGATGAGCTTCTAAATGATTCACTGGAATAGCAGGAATATTTAATGCATATGCTAAGCTGCGACCTACACAAGCGCCTACCATCAGTGCTCCTGCTAATCCAGGTCCAGCCGTATAAGCAATTCCTGACAGATCTGATAAGGCAATTTCTTCATCGCTTAGAAGTTGAAGAATTAATGGCAATAATTTTTGGATTTGATCGCGGGAAGCCAGTTCAGGCACTACACCGCCAAATTCTTCATGCAATGCAATTTGACTGTAAATTCGGTGTGCGATGAGCCCCGCAGCTTCGCTATACAGCGCTACGCCCGTTTCGTCACACGATGTTTCAATGCCTAAGATAATCATAATCAAATAGTACACTATTTCTCAAAAATTTAAGAGATTTTGCGTCACAATCGGTCGACTAAGTCATATTCAGTCTTGGAGTTCCCGGCGATCACGGAAATAGTCTAATGCTTCCGGATTAGCCAGGGCGTCGATATTTTTCACGGCTTTACCAGCTACCACATTCTGAACCGCCAGTTCAACAATTTTGCCGCTGACGGTGCGAGGGATATCGGGAACACTGAGAATCTTCGCGGGTACATGATGAGGTGAGAGTTGCAGTTTGATTGTTTGACGAATATTTGCGATCAGATCTTCAGTTAAGAGACAATTCTCGCGCATTTTTACAAATAAAATGATGCGAACGTCATTTTTGTAGGGTTGTCCAATCGCGATACTTTCCATAATTTCGGGAAATTGTTCAACCTCTCTGTAGATCTCTGCCGTACCGATGCGAATTCCACCGGGTTTCAACAAAGTATCAGAGCGACCGTAAATAATTAATCCTCCGTGTTTAGTGATTTGAGCATAATCCCCATGCGTCCACACGTTGGGAAATTGTTCAAAATAAGCCCGATGAAATAATTGCCCGTCCTTATCATTCCAAAAATAAATGGGCATTGCAGGAAAAGGTTTTGTGCAAACAAGTTCACCTTTTTGATCGATAAGAGAATGACCGTCATCGTCAAATATTTCTACAGCCAAACCTAATCCTATACATTGAAGTTCGCCGTGGTAAACAGGTAAATTGGGATTTCCGAGTGCAAAGCAGGAGATAATATCAGTGCCGCCAGAAATAGAAGACAAACGCACATCGGATTTAATTTTTTCATAAACAAAATCATAATTGGATGAAACTAAAGGGGATCCGGTAGACAAAATAGTGCGCAGTGAAGTCAGCGAATGAGAGAGGTGAGGTTGTAGTCCGACTTTTTCTACAGAAGTTAAAAATTTTGCACTCGTGCCAAAGATGCTAATTTTTTCTGCATCAATCAAATCAAATAATCGAGAGGGTCTTGGGTGTAACGGTGAACCATCGTAAAGCACAACGGTTGCTCCTACCGCCAAACTAGAGACTAACCAATTCCACATCATCCAGCCGCAGGTGGTGTAGTAGGTAATAGTATCTTCTTCGCGTAAATCTGTGTGTAAAATGAGTTCTTTGAGATGTTGAAGCAGCGTTCCTCCAGCGCCATGCGTAATACATTTTGGTACACCTGTGGTACCTGATGAAAATAAAATATAAAGGGGATGATCAAAAGGCAATTCTTCAAAAGAGTCTATTTCATACGATGTATTCACTAAGTTTTCAAATAATACTGACTTTTTTATGTTGCTAATGTCGGGATCAGTGTTAAGGCTTGGCACAATAATAATGTGTTCAAGTGAGGGTAAATTTTCTTGAAGTGCGATAATATTTGAAAGCGTAGAGTGTTGTTTACCATTATACAATTGACCATCGCAGGCAAACAATATTTTAGGTGTTATTTGTTGAAATCGATCATAAACGCCGTGGTATCCAAAATCTGGCGAGCAAGAAGACCAAATCGCACCTAAACTCGTTGTCGCAAGCATGGCAATAATGGTTTCAGGTCGGTTGGGTAAATAGCCCGCTACACGATCGCCGATTTTCACTCCCCTTTTTTTTAATTGATAGGCTAAGCGACGAACGTGTTGATTTAATTCAGCATAAGTGAGTGTTGTGCGTACACTCTTTTCATTTTGAAAAATGAGTGCTGTTTTATTTGATTGATGTCGTAATAAATGACGCGCAAAATTAAGTCGTGCACCCTCAAACCATTTTGCACCTGGCATTCGTTCAGAATTAATTAAAACGTGTGTCCACGGTGTGGAAAATTCAACTCCGGTAAATTTAACGAGTTCAACCCAGAAATCTTGAGAATGTGTGATCGACCACTGATGCAAAGATTGATAATCAGAAAAATGCTGCCCACAATTTCTGTTCACCTGTGACATAAAAGCCGTCATTTGAGACTGTGCGATGGTCTCAGCGGAAGGTCTCCAAATCGGGTCAGTCATCATTCACCCATAGCCTGAGCCACCTTGGAACGAGGTAAGCGATTAAGCAACGCTGCGACACTGTGGCTGATGCGCACGAGTGCCTTTAAATCAGTCCCATGTTCGATGTTTAAGCCATCCAGCAAATACACCACATCTTCAGTAGCCACATTCCCCGAAGCGCCAGGAGCATAGGGACAACCTCCTAGCCCACCGATGGAACTATCGATGGTACTGATACCTAATGATAAACACGCATAAATATTTGCCAACGCTTGTCCGTAGGTATCATGAAAATGAACTGCTAAATGTTCGAGTGGTAGGTTTTCAGCGACAGTACTCACCAGTTGCTTGGCTTTTTCGGGTGTTCCCACCCCAATAGTATCCCCCAAAGAAACCTCATAACAGCCCATTTGATAAAGAGCTGTTGCAACGCGAGTGACTGCTGAAGGGGCAATTTCACCCTCAAAAGGACAGCCTAGAACACAGGAAACATAGCCTCGAACGCGTATTTTTGAGCTTAAAGCCCCTTTGATAACGCTTTCATAGCGTTCCAAGCTCTCAGCGATGGTGCAGTTGATATTTTTTTGAGAGAAAGTTTCGGAAGCGGCGGCAAAGACCGCGATATCTTGGCAACCCGCTTCAAGTGCCTCCTCTAGGCCACGTAGATTGGGTACCAAAACGGGAAAGTGGTGAGACCCAGTTTTATCAAGAGATTGCAATACCTCGCCGGAGTTGGCCATTTGGGGCACCCACTTCGGTGAGACAAAGCTACCAGCCTCAATGTTCCGTAGCCCAGCTTGGGCCAAATCCCGTATTAATTGAATTTTCTGGGCGGCAGTCAGCACGGTAGGCTCGTTTTGCAGGCCATCCCGGGGTCCTACTTCTATTATGGTCACCTGTTTAGGGAACATCCGTTTATCCTTTCTTAAGAATCTGTTAAGATCATGATGATAACATGATAATTTATGCAACGAATGAGGAAAAGTCCATGGCTTTAGAGAAAATTAAACATCACCCAGATTATAAAGATTCAGAACAAGTAATCAATTTTCTACTCAAAGAACTAGAGGGCCTTTTAGGGTCACCTGATGTTTTAATAGAGGGGCAAAAACCTCAGCCCTATGCCGAAATGTTTTTAGATGCATTTCAGGCCAATATCACGTACCCAGCTCAAGTTGCCCGATTACTCGTTCGTTTGAGGTCAGTGCATTCCCAATACGCTGATGAAGAATTCGTGACAGCAGCAGCAATTTTGGGAAAAGCAGATGATGGTTTAACAAGTTCTGACCATAAGATTTATACTATGCCTTTAGTTTTTATTAGAGATCATGTGTACTCATGCCAAACACTCATCAATAAGTTTGGTTTTTGTTCCTTTGTTGGGATCTCAGAAATTGCTGCGATGGATAAGAAAGCATTTGAAGGCTTCGAACAAACATTGACTAAAAATAAAGGGCTTCAGGAAAATGTCAAAGCTTGTTTACAACTCAATAAAGACCCCAATACTAATCTTAATCAATTGCGCCGTTTTTTCCAATTACCAACACTTTTGCCTAAAGATATTCTCTATCCTGGTACAGATTCTGTTGAAAATCTCTCTCCCGAAGATTTCTATACGCCTCAACAAGACGACATATATTTAGGGCTGCAACTACTTCATGAGAACGCAAGCTTTAAAGGTAGCTGGAATTTTGAAAGAAATGGCATTCTATACTGTTTGTTGCCTACGGTATTTACAGTTACTTTTAGGGATAATGAACCTGATTTTACTGAGCAATTTGTTGCTATGGGAAAAACACTGTGTTCTTTACTTAAAGATCAATCGTGTGGAGATAAAGTACGACCATTAATAGCGGGAATGTTGTTAGTTGATAATAATCATTGCATTAACTTCTTCTTATCACCTAATCACAAGAAAGGCACTGTCGATGTATTTCTCCTTGATCCCAGTGCAGAAAATAAACAGGGTACAAAAAATCAGAAAGAGTTATTTTATTCTCGAGTCTTTCTACATTTACTCAGTGGTCTATATAAAGAGAATCAGATACTACGACATTCGTGTTTAGTGAGCCAACAACTACAAGAGCGAGATTGTGTATTTTTGAGTCTACAAAATTTAGAAGATGTTTCTCAAAGACCGGGAATATTTTTTATCGATGACCATGAGAATTTGAGATTTAATGCTTCGAAATTAACGGTTAATGGAAATGCAAGCCAAGGTTGTGACCAAAATAATGATTGCTACTATGCCTCATCTCTTAAATCAGATACCCATAGAGTAAGGGAAGAGTGGGCGACACGGTTTCGTGATAAAGCAGAAGTCACTATTTACGAATTAAATGGAGAACCAACATTACAGAAATTGGTGATAGATTCTTTCAAGCAAAATCCATATAGCTATGTTCGTAATATACAAGAATTTTACAAAGAATATTTCCAACAGAAACTACGAGATGCATTATATATAGCCATTAGCAACTTAAGCATTGGTAACTATATGGAAAAATGTGCATCAGCATTTTCAGATAGCTTACAAGTACCGACCCTCGAGAGTTTTAGAGAATCTTCAAATCACTTAAGGGCCCCAGTATTGTTAGGCAATACAACTTTTACAAACAGAAATCTTACACTTGCTCAGATCGAAAAAGAAATGGGAAGACCGCTAGAAGACTTGGTTTGTGACTTTGTTACAGATGCATTAAATGTAGAATGTCTTGAGGCCATAGCCACACATTTTCTAGTTTTTAAAGCCAACTATGAATGGCCTGCTGATGCAGAGACTCATGAGCGAATCTATGAAGATTTTCTAAATCAAAAACTTTCGGCCTTTTTTGCGTTACCAGGCGCTAAGCCAAGAAAAGAAGTGCTCGCTGATCTTAAGAGTCGATTTGATAAACAAGCCAAAGAAGATCTCCTAAATAACTTTAAGGGCTTAGACGCGATATTAGCCAATATAAGTCAATCTAAATCATTAGATGAGTTACTATTATGGTTAGATAATCCTCATCTGCTAATTCAAGCTCCTCATAATGGAAAATTAATAGCATCTTTATTGAAAAATCTATTAGAAAAGGCCACGTTAAGGCAAATTAATATTTTAGTAAGGGATGCGCTAAATCTAACATTCGACAATTTGAGTCAAAAGAGGTCATTAAGGGATTTTATAGAGTTTGGGCCAAATCAGTGGCGAGCAGCAGTATTAAGTGCAGAGGCATTAAGGGTGGTGCGTAAAATTGTCCCAGAAGATAAACTCTTGGCTAAGGTCGATGTTTTTTATAATGCACGAGTTGAACGTTTAATGTGCGATGCAGTTGATGATTTGGTTCACACTGAGAAATTTAATTTAGCCAGGTTTCACAAAGTAAATAATAAGTCCACGACTAGAATTTTAGCTCTTTTTGACTCAGCAGTATTAAAATTAAAGAAAGGTGAAAAATCGA
This region includes:
- the tsaD gene encoding tRNA (adenosine(37)-N6)-threonylcarbamoyltransferase complex transferase subunit TsaD, which encodes MIILGIETSCDETGVALYSEAAGLIAHRIYSQIALHEEFGGVVPELASRDQIQKLLPLILQLLSDEEIALSDLSGIAYTAGPGLAGALMVGACVGRSLAYALNIPAIPVNHLEAHLLAPMLEENPPTFPHLALLVSGGHCALIHVEKLGKYSIIGETQDDAVGEAFDKTARILGMPYPGGPKIAALALTGDPQRYRFPRPMTDRPGLDFSFSGIKTFAANLIHQEGTNPSTFPDIAASFQKAIIDTLVIKSRRAIQQTGLSALVVSGGVSANQLLREELALMAHELNIQLHFPRLEFCTDNGAMVAYAGLQQFKYEKKSDLKITINPQWRLSAIPLSND
- a CDS encoding acetoacetate--CoA ligase, with translation MTDPIWRPSAETIAQSQMTAFMSQVNRNCGQHFSDYQSLHQWSITHSQDFWVELVKFTGVEFSTPWTHVLINSERMPGAKWFEGARLNFARHLLRHQSNKTALIFQNEKSVRTTLTYAELNQHVRRLAYQLKKRGVKIGDRVAGYLPNRPETIIAMLATTSLGAIWSSCSPDFGYHGVYDRFQQITPKILFACDGQLYNGKQHSTLSNIIALQENLPSLEHIIIVPSLNTDPDISNIKKSVLFENLVNTSYEIDSFEELPFDHPLYILFSSGTTGVPKCITHGAGGTLLQHLKELILHTDLREEDTITYYTTCGWMMWNWLVSSLAVGATVVLYDGSPLHPRPSRLFDLIDAEKISIFGTSAKFLTSVEKVGLQPHLSHSLTSLRTILSTGSPLVSSNYDFVYEKIKSDVRLSSISGGTDIISCFALGNPNLPVYHGELQCIGLGLAVEIFDDDGHSLIDQKGELVCTKPFPAMPIYFWNDKDGQLFHRAYFEQFPNVWTHGDYAQITKHGGLIIYGRSDTLLKPGGIRIGTAEIYREVEQFPEIMESIAIGQPYKNDVRIILFVKMRENCLLTEDLIANIRQTIKLQLSPHHVPAKILSVPDIPRTVSGKIVELAVQNVVAGKAVKNIDALANPEALDYFRDRRELQD
- a CDS encoding hydroxymethylglutaryl-CoA lyase gives rise to the protein MFPKQVTIIEVGPRDGLQNEPTVLTAAQKIQLIRDLAQAGLRNIEAGSFVSPKWVPQMANSGEVLQSLDKTGSHHFPVLVPNLRGLEEALEAGCQDIAVFAAASETFSQKNINCTIAESLERYESVIKGALSSKIRVRGYVSCVLGCPFEGEIAPSAVTRVATALYQMGCYEVSLGDTIGVGTPEKAKQLVSTVAENLPLEHLAVHFHDTYGQALANIYACLSLGISTIDSSIGGLGGCPYAPGASGNVATEDVVYLLDGLNIEHGTDLKALVRISHSVAALLNRLPRSKVAQAMGE